The window GAGCAGCCGGCCTCGCTGCAGCAGATCGCAACGGCCGTGTGGGAGGAGCGGCTGGTCCAGATCCGCTATCGCAGCTGGAAGGCGGAAAAGCATCGCCAGGTGGCGCCGCTCGGCATCGTGCTGAAAAGCGGCGCCTGGTACATGGTGGGAGCGGTGCAAGAATCGGTGCAAGGCAAGCCGCGCACCTACCGGATCAACCGCATCAGAGACATCGCGGTGCTGGACGAACGGTTCGCGCGTCCCGCGGAGTTCAGCCTCGAATCCTACTGGAGCGACGCGACGCGGCGGCTGGAGGACGAACTTCATCCGCGCCGAGCGCGGGTTCGCATCTCACCCACCGGCATGAAGCTGCTGGAGCACCTGACATCGCCTTTCGCCGTCTCGCGCATGGAGATCAGCGAGCCGGACAGCGAGGGCTATCGCATCGTCACCCTACCGATCGGCGCGTCAGACTGGCACGCCAGCAGCGACATCCTGCGGTTCGGCATCGAGGCGGAGGTGCTGGAGCCGCCGGAGCTGCGGACGAAGATGAGGGAGATCGCGAAGGAATTGCGGCAGCGGTATCGCTGATAGGGCAGATCTGTCGTTGTTGGAGGAGACGAAGGCACTCCACTCACTGTTGTCATCACCGGGCTGTCCCGTAAGCGCCAAGATTCACTGTTCGTGCGCCGAGGCGTTTTCCACACTCTGCTGTCATGCCCGCGGAATGCGGGCATCCAGTACGCCCGGTATGAACGGGCGATGACACCGAGAGTGGAGAGACGCTTCAACGACGGTTGACGCCGATCGCCCCCAACCCCGCCAGCGCAACTGTCTGGCTCGCCGC is drawn from Bradyrhizobium prioriisuperbiae and contains these coding sequences:
- a CDS encoding YafY family protein; translation: MRASRLLSILITLQARGRVTAQALADDCEVSLRTIYRDIDALSAAGVPVYSDRGSTGGYRLLDGYRVRLNGLSAQEADALFLSGLSGPAAALGLGAVLTAAQLKITAALPPELRPAAERMRARFHLDAPGWFHAAEQPASLQQIATAVWEERLVQIRYRSWKAEKHRQVAPLGIVLKSGAWYMVGAVQESVQGKPRTYRINRIRDIAVLDERFARPAEFSLESYWSDATRRLEDELHPRRARVRISPTGMKLLEHLTSPFAVSRMEISEPDSEGYRIVTLPIGASDWHASSDILRFGIEAEVLEPPELRTKMREIAKELRQRYR